The proteins below come from a single Leptotrichia sp. oral taxon 223 genomic window:
- the carA gene encoding glutamine-hydrolyzing carbamoyl-phosphate synthase small subunit yields MYALDKQLVLEDGSVYKGYGFGADVEMAGEVVFNTAMTGYQETISDPSYNGQIITFTYPLIGNYGINRDDYETINPSIKGIVTREICRKPSNFRNEFTLDEVLKDLNIPGISGIDTRSLTKKIREHGTIKGIIVSADKDPQEIAKNLKINSLPTNQIEQVSTKKAFLSSGRGMRVVLLDLGMKSGIMRELNSRDCDIVVMPHNATAKEILRQKPDGIMLSNGPGDPTDVPETIATIRELIDKVPIFGICMGHQLISLACGAKTYKLLFGHRGANQPVMNLQTGKVDITAQNHGYAVDIDSLKDTELELTHIAVNDRTCEGVRHKKYPVFSVQYHPEASPGPHDPNYLFDIFIENMKKNRNFEYVK; encoded by the coding sequence ATGTACGCATTGGATAAGCAGCTTGTTTTGGAAGATGGTAGTGTGTATAAAGGGTATGGATTTGGCGCAGATGTGGAAATGGCTGGGGAAGTCGTTTTTAATACTGCGATGACTGGGTATCAGGAAACTATTTCAGATCCGTCATATAATGGGCAGATTATTACATTTACTTATCCGTTAATTGGAAATTATGGGATAAATAGGGATGATTATGAAACTATCAATCCTAGCATCAAGGGAATTGTAACTCGTGAAATATGTAGAAAGCCTTCTAATTTTAGAAATGAATTTACATTGGATGAAGTTTTGAAGGACTTGAATATTCCAGGAATTTCTGGAATTGACACACGCAGCCTGACAAAGAAAATAAGAGAGCATGGAACGATTAAGGGAATTATCGTAAGTGCAGACAAAGATCCGCAAGAAATTGCAAAAAATTTAAAAATCAATTCGTTACCAACCAATCAAATCGAACAGGTATCGACAAAAAAAGCATTTCTTTCGTCTGGAAGAGGGATGAGAGTTGTTCTTCTTGATTTAGGAATGAAATCAGGAATTATGAGGGAACTTAACTCAAGGGACTGTGATATTGTCGTAATGCCGCATAATGCAACTGCTAAAGAAATTTTAAGACAAAAACCAGATGGAATAATGTTAAGCAATGGACCGGGAGATCCGACAGATGTTCCAGAAACAATTGCAACAATTAGGGAATTAATAGATAAAGTGCCAATTTTTGGAATTTGTATGGGACATCAGTTAATTTCACTTGCCTGCGGAGCAAAAACATATAAATTGCTATTCGGACATCGTGGGGCAAATCAGCCAGTAATGAACTTGCAGACTGGAAAAGTTGATATTACAGCACAAAATCACGGATATGCGGTGGATATTGACTCATTGAAGGATACAGAGCTGGAATTGACACATATTGCGGTAAATGACAGGACTTGTGAAGGTGTAAGACATAAAAAATATCCAGTATTTTCGGTACAGTATCATCCAGAGGCTTCTCCAGGGCCGCATGACCCAAATTATTTATTTGATATATTTATTGAAAATATGAAAAAGAATCGGAATTTTGAATACGTCAAATAA
- a CDS encoding lysozyme inhibitor LprI family protein: MKKLKGFLTTKLWKIAIFLLISSFSFSGQYKTALINRMNNIRNKVFENVDEGNDYQEKEALRKMEEEWDRELNIVYQKIMKIADSKTKNKLRNAQRAWIKFRDAETEKSYYTNNPTGGSMGVLFSINTAVQLTEERTLQLAEMYDALNN; the protein is encoded by the coding sequence ATGAAAAAATTAAAAGGCTTTTTAACAACTAAACTTTGGAAAATAGCCATTTTCCTTTTAATTTCAAGTTTTTCCTTTTCAGGACAATATAAAACTGCACTTATAAATCGTATGAACAATATACGGAATAAAGTATTTGAGAATGTAGATGAAGGAAATGACTATCAAGAAAAAGAAGCCTTAAGGAAAATGGAAGAAGAATGGGATAGGGAACTGAATATTGTTTATCAAAAAATAATGAAAATTGCTGATTCCAAAACTAAAAATAAACTTAGAAATGCACAACGTGCATGGATTAAATTCAGAGATGCAGAAACAGAAAAAAGCTACTATACAAATAATCCTACTGGCGGAAGCATGGGAGTTCTGTTTTCAATTAACACTGCCGTACAACTTACCGAAGAAAGAACTCTTCAATTGGCAGAAATGTACGATGCCTTGAATAATTAA
- a CDS encoding ATP-dependent helicase, whose protein sequence is MSSILDELNEEQRKAAEKIEGPVLILAGAGSGKTRTVTYRIAHMVKEIGISPLNILALTFTNKAAREMKERAAALIGHEANNLVVSTFHSFSVRLLKTYSERIGYGRNFNIYDVDDQKSIITKIKKDMGIKDNDNVQPGKLANRISKLKEQGIGIKELEREIDMRVPANRLFGEIYQKYDEVLKANNAMDFSDLLLNARKLLDDAFVLERIQERYKYIVVDEYQDTNDIQYEMINMIAAKYRNICVVGDEDQSIYAFRGANINNILNFERDYKEAFTVKLERNYRSTKKILDTANELIKNNKSSKGKTLWTDGSDGEKIKIYNAMTVYDEADFIVTEMKKKKRDGADYKDMTILYRTNAQSRVLEEKLLSANIPYKIYGGMQFFQRKEIKDILAYLSLLNNKNDNHNFYRIINVPKRSVGEKTLEKIQEVANEKNISMLEALHYIDEIPVRAATKLALKEFYNLMQSIYSSLEEMSIKEIFDEILIRTRYIDSIEDNKEDRVRNIEELLNSITEIEKQNPNMSLNEYLDMISLSSATDEMEDDENYVKLMTIHSSKGLEFDYVFLAGMEDGLFPSISFDAPEEELEEERRLCYVAITRAKKELFISYSSSRKIWGKDDNLRRPSRFIYEMKQDNLEYVGGKYGSLKGKSSTSRSFAPKIENFNPFSKDKLGTFGKKSGNSKAALNVNSKYKVGDVVNHKKFGRGKIKKVDTKSMIVEFMVGEKKIALVLADKILKK, encoded by the coding sequence ATGAGCAGTATTTTAGATGAATTAAATGAAGAGCAGAGAAAAGCTGCAGAAAAAATAGAAGGGCCTGTATTGATACTGGCTGGAGCGGGAAGCGGTAAAACACGTACAGTTACTTATAGAATTGCACACATGGTAAAAGAGATAGGAATTTCGCCACTTAATATTCTGGCACTTACTTTTACGAATAAGGCGGCAAGAGAGATGAAGGAAAGGGCTGCGGCACTTATTGGACATGAGGCAAATAATCTTGTAGTTTCTACATTTCACTCGTTTTCGGTAAGATTGCTTAAAACTTATTCTGAAAGAATTGGATATGGGCGAAATTTTAATATTTATGATGTGGATGATCAGAAGTCAATTATTACAAAGATAAAAAAGGATATGGGAATTAAGGATAATGACAATGTTCAGCCAGGAAAACTTGCAAACAGAATCAGTAAATTGAAGGAACAGGGGATAGGAATAAAGGAGCTTGAACGTGAAATTGATATGAGGGTTCCTGCGAACAGGCTTTTCGGTGAGATTTATCAGAAGTATGATGAAGTCTTGAAGGCAAATAATGCGATGGATTTCTCGGATTTGCTTTTGAATGCGAGAAAATTGCTGGATGATGCTTTTGTGCTGGAAAGAATACAGGAAAGGTATAAGTATATTGTAGTGGACGAGTATCAGGATACCAATGATATTCAGTATGAAATGATTAATATGATTGCAGCAAAGTATCGAAACATCTGTGTCGTAGGAGATGAGGATCAGAGTATTTATGCATTTCGTGGGGCAAATATCAATAATATCTTGAACTTTGAGAGAGATTATAAGGAAGCATTTACGGTAAAATTGGAAAGAAATTACCGTTCTACAAAAAAAATACTGGATACAGCCAACGAGCTTATTAAAAATAATAAAAGTTCAAAAGGAAAAACACTTTGGACAGATGGCTCAGATGGGGAAAAAATCAAAATTTATAATGCAATGACAGTTTATGATGAAGCAGATTTTATTGTGACAGAGATGAAGAAAAAGAAAAGAGATGGTGCCGATTACAAGGATATGACGATTCTGTACAGGACAAATGCACAGTCAAGAGTTCTGGAAGAAAAACTGCTGTCTGCAAACATTCCATACAAGATTTACGGTGGGATGCAGTTCTTTCAACGTAAGGAAATAAAGGATATTTTGGCATATTTAAGTCTTTTAAACAATAAAAATGATAATCATAATTTTTATCGTATAATTAATGTTCCAAAACGTTCGGTGGGGGAAAAAACGCTGGAAAAAATACAGGAAGTTGCAAATGAAAAAAATATTTCGATGCTTGAGGCACTTCACTACATTGATGAAATTCCAGTAAGAGCAGCCACAAAATTGGCATTAAAGGAATTCTACAATTTAATGCAAAGCATTTATTCGAGCCTTGAGGAAATGTCAATTAAGGAAATATTTGATGAAATTCTTATAAGAACACGTTATATTGACTCGATTGAAGACAATAAGGAAGACAGAGTTAGAAATATTGAGGAATTGCTAAATAGTATTACCGAAATTGAAAAGCAGAATCCGAATATGTCGTTAAACGAATATCTTGATATGATTTCATTAAGTTCGGCGACTGACGAAATGGAAGATGATGAAAATTATGTAAAACTTATGACAATTCATAGCTCGAAAGGACTGGAATTTGATTATGTATTTCTTGCGGGAATGGAAGATGGGTTGTTTCCGTCGATTTCTTTTGACGCTCCTGAAGAAGAGCTGGAAGAAGAGCGTAGACTTTGCTATGTGGCGATAACCCGTGCTAAAAAAGAACTGTTTATTTCCTATTCTTCATCAAGAAAAATTTGGGGAAAAGATGACAATTTACGTCGTCCATCAAGATTTATCTACGAAATGAAGCAGGACAATCTAGAATATGTTGGTGGGAAGTATGGCAGTTTAAAAGGGAAATCTTCAACTTCAAGAAGTTTTGCACCGAAAATAGAAAATTTTAATCCATTTTCTAAAGATAAGTTGGGAACATTTGGTAAAAAATCAGGTAATTCCAAAGCTGCTTTAAATGTGAATTCCAAATATAAAGTTGGAGATGTGGTTAATCACAAGAAATTTGGACGTGGAAAAATAAAAAAAGTGGATACGAAAAGCATGATTGTGGAATTTATGGTTGGAGAAAAGAAAATAGCGTTAGTGCTGGCAGATAAAATTTTGAAAAAATAA
- a CDS encoding thymidine kinase, whose translation MIQNSKIGTLEVVTGSMFSGKSEELIRRLRRAEYAKQKIVAFKHAIDNRYGEEGVFSHGNDSFRAYPVSDVSQMEEIMEKNVDAEVIGIDEVQFFGEKVVEFCKKYVEYGKRVIVAGLDMSFRAEPYEPVPELMSIADQVDKLHAICMVCGKPAYASQRLINGEPAYYDDPLVMVGANENYEARCRRHHIVRHRTDKKGKIYFIVGTEINVGKKFAQKMYEEQLVDKKKIESIVIKGQMNENEKTDLKKLREKINTALIENDYIFVRITGGLLLKLEGSYSILDFMCEFRKNSEVIIVSKNKKGVLNQILLTVDLLKKSDLNLKEIVYKNGSSHAGEEKEENGVIEKISKITEVKYREL comes from the coding sequence ATGATACAAAATTCTAAAATAGGAACATTGGAAGTTGTTACTGGAAGCATGTTTTCAGGAAAAAGCGAGGAACTTATAAGAAGGCTTAGAAGGGCTGAGTATGCAAAGCAGAAGATAGTGGCATTTAAGCATGCCATTGATAACAGATATGGGGAAGAGGGAGTATTTTCGCATGGAAATGACAGTTTTAGAGCTTATCCCGTGAGTGATGTTTCTCAAATGGAAGAAATTATGGAAAAAAATGTTGATGCGGAAGTAATTGGCATTGATGAGGTGCAGTTTTTTGGGGAAAAAGTTGTTGAATTTTGCAAAAAATATGTGGAATATGGAAAAAGAGTTATTGTCGCAGGACTTGATATGAGCTTTAGGGCAGAGCCTTATGAGCCAGTGCCGGAACTGATGAGCATTGCCGATCAGGTGGATAAACTTCATGCGATTTGCATGGTTTGCGGAAAGCCTGCTTATGCGAGCCAGCGTCTTATCAATGGGGAGCCTGCGTATTATGACGATCCGCTAGTTATGGTTGGTGCAAATGAGAATTATGAGGCAAGATGCCGAAGGCATCACATTGTAAGGCATAGAACTGATAAAAAAGGAAAAATATATTTTATAGTCGGAACTGAAATTAACGTTGGCAAGAAATTTGCCCAAAAAATGTATGAAGAGCAGCTAGTTGACAAGAAAAAAATAGAAAGTATTGTTATAAAAGGGCAGATGAATGAAAATGAAAAAACTGATTTGAAAAAATTACGTGAAAAAATAAATACGGCATTAATCGAAAATGACTATATCTTTGTCAGAATTACTGGCGGGCTTTTGCTAAAACTGGAAGGAAGTTACAGCATTCTGGACTTTATGTGTGAATTTAGAAAAAATTCAGAAGTTATCATTGTTTCAAAAAATAAAAAAGGTGTACTTAATCAAATTTTATTAACAGTGGATTTACTAAAAAAATCAGACTTGAACTTAAAGGAAATTGTCTATAAGAATGGGAGTAGTCACGCTGGGGAAGAAAAGGAAGAAAATGGTGTTATTGAGAAAATATCGAAAATAACGGAAGTTAAATATCGGGAGTTGTAA
- a CDS encoding alpha-amylase family glycosyl hydrolase: MSFKLKMKVLLFLISSVVSFSAQNENFQADIKNNDVNNRENYLISAAKKKNKNRQESNKNSRNDETEENTQSATESLKYSQRNDGIIDLNSLVHKEDSEFRVLNGTNVKIMLRTKNNDVYSAEVVYNGGKKMMRGIGNYGGNEIFMAEIPSNVSSYYFVLTDDKTKYYMGRNISKNLKDIEKFEYSRSAKLTTIPEWARGSVGYQIYIDSFRNGDVDNDAIFNEFGTDDFSEPTGEIRSGTSKKDLVLAYWGGNEKPQFSLNEWNSNYEEKNEWEENTLNDVQNYTRYYGGDLQGIIDKLDYIKNLGVEYIILSSPFYSLSNHKYDTIYFNHVDPYFGYIEQTGTSKGLDIKAKVHNNNGDKELNLLIFNPETDRNLLDEDLLNTKTWIWTDSDLQLASLVKQAHQKGLKVVLEVAPDTTSNRFFAINNKEFSDWYLKDTVLDLKNPQVRNYIENAMKKWILGPDETFKKDVYDDGIDGIRYVYYDNENKEYLAQITENLKKYKPDLLITGEVSNSITKDIEDGIYDSGADYNIVNNIIKYTVNTNPNYRIDGVEFATKLNEIYNRYSSNRFNMTQVFIGSLDTDRIFSGMINPNRVYDRNNQSDQGYLNIRPDLYDGTAVSKLKRVVAMQMMLPATPVIYYGDEKGMWGADSPRNRKPMLWEDYEPYDPETDSISKYKDRLRSFPNVVEVNEVQKWISYPVNSNADIENHYKALLKIRKDHKNLFRNGKLRILEVYSDSKTKGRIDSEISAYLADQNRRAKLYQGRDFTPARPNTDFISYEISDGNESMIIVVNNGADEYPLSLQVPKLFGFYRNQLNLKENYAISDKKIQINVKPYEVKVLYSNAKNMFDSFRQNKN; this comes from the coding sequence ATGAGTTTTAAATTAAAAATGAAAGTTTTACTGTTTTTGATAAGTTCGGTTGTTTCATTTTCTGCACAAAATGAGAATTTTCAAGCGGATATTAAAAATAATGATGTGAATAATCGTGAGAATTATTTGATTAGTGCAGCAAAGAAAAAAAACAAGAATAGACAGGAAAGCAATAAAAATTCTAGGAATGATGAAACAGAAGAAAATACACAAAGTGCAACGGAATCGTTGAAATATAGTCAAAGAAATGATGGAATTATTGACTTGAATTCTTTAGTTCATAAGGAGGATTCAGAATTCAGGGTACTTAATGGGACTAATGTAAAAATTATGCTGCGAACGAAAAATAATGATGTTTATTCTGCAGAAGTCGTTTATAACGGCGGGAAAAAAATGATGCGTGGAATCGGAAATTATGGTGGTAATGAAATTTTTATGGCTGAAATTCCGAGCAATGTGTCAAGTTATTATTTTGTGCTGACTGATGACAAGACGAAATATTATATGGGAAGAAATATTTCAAAAAACCTGAAGGATATAGAAAAATTTGAATATTCACGTTCTGCAAAGCTGACAACGATTCCAGAGTGGGCTAGAGGCTCTGTTGGATACCAAATTTACATTGATTCATTTAGAAATGGCGACGTGGATAATGATGCGATTTTTAATGAATTTGGGACAGATGACTTTTCAGAGCCTACTGGAGAAATCCGTTCAGGAACGTCAAAAAAAGACTTGGTACTGGCATATTGGGGTGGAAATGAAAAGCCGCAATTTTCATTAAATGAATGGAACAGCAACTATGAGGAAAAAAACGAATGGGAAGAAAATACATTAAATGACGTGCAGAACTATACACGTTACTATGGTGGAGATTTACAGGGAATAATTGATAAACTTGACTACATTAAAAACCTTGGTGTGGAATACATAATTTTATCATCGCCATTTTATTCGCTTTCAAACCATAAATACGATACGATTTACTTTAATCACGTGGATCCGTATTTTGGCTACATAGAGCAGACTGGAACATCAAAAGGGCTTGATATAAAGGCAAAAGTCCACAATAACAATGGGGACAAGGAATTAAACTTACTTATTTTTAATCCTGAAACAGACAGAAATTTGCTTGACGAGGATTTGTTAAATACAAAGACATGGATATGGACAGACTCTGATTTGCAACTTGCAAGTCTTGTAAAGCAGGCTCATCAAAAAGGGTTGAAAGTTGTGCTGGAAGTGGCACCTGATACTACATCCAACAGATTTTTCGCTATAAATAACAAAGAATTTTCTGACTGGTATCTAAAGGATACTGTGCTTGACTTAAAAAATCCGCAAGTTAGAAATTATATTGAAAATGCAATGAAAAAATGGATTTTAGGGCCTGATGAAACTTTTAAGAAAGATGTGTATGATGACGGAATTGACGGGATAAGATATGTTTATTACGACAACGAGAATAAGGAATATCTTGCACAGATTACGGAAAACTTGAAAAAATATAAACCTGACTTGCTGATTACAGGGGAAGTTTCAAACAGTATCACAAAAGATATTGAAGATGGGATTTATGACAGCGGGGCAGATTACAACATTGTCAATAATATTATAAAATATACTGTGAACACTAATCCAAATTACAGAATTGACGGTGTGGAATTTGCAACAAAACTGAATGAAATTTACAATAGATATTCAAGCAACCGTTTTAATATGACACAAGTGTTTATCGGTTCTCTTGATACGGATAGAATTTTTAGTGGAATGATAAATCCAAACAGGGTTTACGATAGAAATAACCAGTCGGATCAGGGATACTTGAATATTCGTCCTGATTTATACGATGGAACAGCTGTAAGCAAACTGAAAAGAGTTGTTGCAATGCAAATGATGCTGCCTGCAACACCAGTTATATATTATGGTGATGAAAAGGGAATGTGGGGAGCAGATTCTCCACGAAATAGAAAGCCTATGTTGTGGGAAGATTATGAACCATATGATCCTGAAACAGATAGCATAAGTAAATATAAAGACAGACTTAGAAGTTTTCCTAATGTTGTGGAAGTGAATGAGGTTCAAAAATGGATTTCATATCCTGTAAACAGCAACGCTGATATTGAAAATCACTACAAGGCGCTGCTAAAAATAAGAAAAGATCATAAAAACCTGTTTAGAAATGGAAAGTTAAGAATTTTAGAAGTTTACAGCGATTCTAAGACAAAGGGGCGTATAGATTCAGAAATATCAGCCTATTTAGCAGATCAGAACAGACGGGCAAAACTGTATCAAGGGCGTGATTTTACACCAGCAAGGCCAAATACAGACTTTATTTCCTATGAAATTTCAGACGGAAATGAATCAATGATAATTGTGGTAAATAATGGAGCAGATGAATATCCATTGTCATTGCAAGTACCAAAATTATTTGGATTTTACAGAAATCAGCTGAATTTAAAGGAAAATTATGCAATTTCTGATAAAAAAATTCAGATTAATGTAAAGCCTTATGAAGTCAAGGTTTTATATAGTAATGCAAAAAATATGTTTGATTCATTTAGACAAAATAAAAATTAA
- a CDS encoding ComF family protein produces MKAIKFFKEIIFNFKGILFRNRDIISGVELVEYGIVSKDTKNILKSLKKLRKLNNIYYVWDYNKEFKKLIYSYKYNHRKIMAKLIAELVKDEFYYVLKREKIDVVVSVPVSRKRKNERGYNQVDEILNCLKVNYVQIERVKNTKKMAEILDEEERNRNIEGAFRISRNVDLRNKKILILDDIVTTGATLREIKNSILEQFEDKNGNKDFGINKKSNNIKITVFCLAAAREIKVNRGEI; encoded by the coding sequence TTGAAGGCTATTAAATTTTTTAAGGAAATAATATTTAACTTTAAAGGAATTTTATTTAGAAATCGGGATATAATTTCAGGGGTGGAATTAGTTGAGTACGGTATTGTATCGAAGGATACGAAAAATATTCTGAAAAGTCTGAAAAAATTGCGAAAATTAAATAATATTTATTACGTTTGGGACTATAATAAGGAATTTAAGAAGCTAATTTATTCTTATAAATATAATCATAGAAAAATTATGGCAAAATTGATTGCTGAATTGGTAAAGGATGAATTTTATTATGTTCTGAAAAGGGAAAAAATTGATGTTGTCGTGAGTGTGCCTGTCAGCAGGAAAAGGAAAAATGAAAGAGGATATAATCAGGTTGATGAAATTCTGAATTGCCTGAAAGTGAATTATGTTCAAATTGAGCGGGTGAAAAATACGAAAAAGATGGCTGAAATTTTGGACGAAGAGGAAAGGAACAGGAATATTGAGGGAGCTTTTAGGATTTCCCGGAATGTTGATTTAAGAAATAAAAAAATTTTGATACTTGATGATATTGTAACAACAGGGGCTACGCTTCGGGAAATAAAAAATAGTATTTTGGAGCAGTTTGAGGATAAGAATGGGAATAAAGATTTTGGAATAAATAAAAAAAGCAACAATATAAAAATAACTGTTTTTTGTCTGGCTGCGGCTAGGGAAATTAAGGTAAATAGAGGAGAAATATGA
- a CDS encoding zinc ribbon domain-containing protein, which translates to MRNDEKCCKCGAEIFEMKKVAIPTKEVAGTKIAIDTFYLKICENCGYTEMYSTKIVQKVEDPVEGY; encoded by the coding sequence ATGAGAAATGATGAAAAGTGCTGTAAATGTGGGGCAGAAATATTTGAAATGAAGAAAGTGGCGATTCCAACTAAAGAGGTGGCTGGAACAAAGATTGCAATTGATACATTTTATTTAAAAATATGTGAAAATTGTGGATATACGGAAATGTACTCAACTAAAATAGTTCAAAAGGTTGAGGATCCGGTTGAAGGCTATTAA
- a CDS encoding YraN family protein, with protein sequence MRNRMNKREIGFKYENVAKEYLILQGLTFIESNFYTRFGEIDLIFFEKKSQTLVFVEVKYRKNNFFGSAIEMVTEEKQNRILASSQVYLLKKNWDKNVRYDIIGVNRGFGNIEWLKNAF encoded by the coding sequence ATGAGAAATAGGATGAATAAAAGGGAGATTGGGTTTAAGTATGAGAATGTGGCGAAGGAATATTTGATTTTGCAGGGGCTTACGTTTATTGAGAGTAATTTTTATACCAGGTTTGGGGAGATTGATTTGATTTTTTTTGAAAAGAAGAGCCAGACGCTGGTGTTTGTGGAGGTTAAGTATCGGAAGAATAATTTTTTTGGATCAGCGATTGAGATGGTGACTGAGGAGAAGCAGAATAGGATTCTTGCGAGTTCGCAGGTTTATCTTTTGAAAAAGAATTGGGATAAAAATGTGAGGTATGATATTATTGGGGTGAATAGGGGCTTTGGTAATATTGAGTGGTTAAAAAATGCGTTTTGA
- a CDS encoding ribonuclease HII has protein sequence MDKDKLENKKNELMEFDEKYNKIVVGVDEAGRGPLAGPVVAGAVIVVQDFPELQEINDSKKLTEKKRERLFGAIEKNCIVGIGIASEKEIDEINILNATFLAMRRAISQVAKKSAFDIVLVDGNRLIRKYEGEQECVVKGDSKSLSIAAASIVAKVTRDRILCEIAKEFPEYEFEKHKGYGTKKHREILVEKGACRYHRKTFLKKIWGGSEKKK, from the coding sequence ATGGATAAAGATAAATTAGAAAACAAAAAAAATGAATTAATGGAATTTGATGAAAAATATAATAAGATTGTTGTTGGGGTTGATGAAGCTGGAAGAGGGCCTTTGGCAGGGCCAGTTGTGGCTGGAGCTGTAATTGTGGTTCAGGATTTTCCAGAGTTGCAGGAAATTAATGACTCAAAGAAGTTGACTGAGAAAAAAAGGGAAAGATTGTTTGGGGCAATAGAAAAGAATTGTATCGTGGGAATTGGGATTGCTTCGGAAAAGGAAATTGATGAGATAAATATTTTGAATGCAACATTTCTTGCAATGAGACGTGCAATTAGCCAAGTGGCAAAAAAATCGGCTTTTGATATAGTTCTGGTTGATGGTAATCGTTTGATTAGAAAATATGAGGGTGAGCAGGAGTGTGTCGTGAAAGGGGACAGCAAGTCGTTATCCATTGCAGCAGCTTCGATTGTGGCGAAGGTTACAAGAGATAGAATACTTTGTGAGATTGCAAAGGAATTTCCCGAGTATGAGTTTGAGAAACATAAAGGGTATGGGACTAAGAAACATAGGGAGATTTTGGTTGAAAAAGGGGCTTGTAGGTATCATAGGAAGACGTTTTTGAAGAAAATATGGGGTGGAAGTGAGAAGAAAAAGTAG
- a CDS encoding RluA family pseudouridine synthase yields MEDKYKMTLEENIVVLSEEAGSRIDKFLSERLELTRTRIQQLIKDENILVNEKKTKPAYKIEENDIIKVVIPELETVEIKPENIDIEIIYEDNDLAVINKKAGIVVHPANGYYSGTLVNAILYHIKDLSGINGEIRPGIVHRLDKDTSGLLIIAKNDKAHLKLSQMFHDKTVKKTYLAILKGKLNQKSGRIVTQIGRDKNDRKKMTVINDLNSGKTAITNYEVISQTEKFTLVKVHIETGRTHQIRVHMKHLGYPILGDSVYGRTDTEKRQMLHAYKLEFQHPITEENMEFIAELPEDFKKALKKCGLEFEIL; encoded by the coding sequence ATGGAAGATAAGTATAAAATGACATTGGAGGAAAATATTGTTGTTTTGAGTGAAGAGGCTGGGAGCAGGATTGATAAATTTTTGTCGGAAAGGCTGGAGTTGACACGGACACGTATTCAGCAGCTTATAAAAGATGAAAATATTTTGGTAAATGAAAAAAAGACAAAGCCTGCCTATAAAATTGAAGAAAATGATATAATAAAAGTTGTAATTCCAGAATTGGAAACTGTTGAAATCAAACCTGAAAACATTGATATTGAAATAATTTATGAAGATAATGATTTGGCAGTTATCAATAAAAAAGCTGGAATTGTCGTACATCCTGCAAACGGATATTATTCAGGAACGCTTGTAAATGCAATTTTGTATCACATCAAAGATTTGTCAGGAATAAACGGAGAAATTCGTCCTGGCATTGTGCATAGGCTAGATAAGGACACAAGCGGACTTTTAATAATCGCCAAAAATGACAAGGCACATCTAAAATTGTCACAAATGTTTCATGATAAAACTGTAAAAAAAACTTATCTTGCAATTTTAAAAGGAAAACTAAACCAGAAAAGCGGAAGAATTGTAACACAAATTGGGCGTGATAAAAACGATAGGAAGAAAATGACAGTAATAAATGACTTGAATTCAGGAAAAACTGCAATTACCAATTACGAAGTAATTTCACAGACGGAAAAATTTACGCTTGTTAAAGTTCATATTGAGACTGGAAGGACTCACCAAATTAGAGTTCACATGAAACATTTAGGTTATCCAATTCTAGGCGACAGTGTCTATGGTAGAACAGATACTGAAAAACGCCAAATGCTTCACGCTTATAAGCTTGAATTCCAACATCCGATTACAGAAGAAAATATGGAATTTATTGCAGAATTGCCAGAAGATTTTAAAAAGGCATTAAAAAAATGTGGTCTTGAATTTGAAATTTTATAA